A genomic segment from Glycine max cultivar Williams 82 chromosome 1, Glycine_max_v4.0, whole genome shotgun sequence encodes:
- the LOC106799622 gene encoding uncharacterized protein produces MYNYHEKGRAPDLESVLEDFMTYQASSKEGLSNLDDLLMQFKGTIDSMQQAIKRAETRIGKLVDDMIKVVVRREEEYAEIETHQESILQVNTIHHQLITKEEKDEVSIIPEYPCITTTGYVVGKDKGRLELSVEDQKISFDLFEAMKHPDMSDAYFEEEEVEQEITLSASTMVLQFPLEKEPNYVTDCLVCDEELDDPKDNSVGHVVLEELEKIRPTEKPKAELKILPVHLKYVFLEDNETKPVIISNSLQKEEEDQLVHILKSRKAAIGRHISDLKGISPSYCMHNINLEADYKLVRQPQRKLNPIMKEEVRKEVLKLLEVGLIYPISDSSWVSLVQVVPKKGGMTVVKNDRDELIPIRTVTEWRMCIDYRKLNEATRKDHYPLPFMDQMLERLVGQSFYCHAGFYRRFIKDFSKIAKPLSNLVNKDVVFLFNEECLEAFNTLKAKLVSAFVITTPDWGQEFELICDASDYSVGVVLGQRKGTMFHTIYYASKVLNDAHINYATTEKELLEIIYALEKFRSYLVGSKIVIYIDHTTIKYLLCKADSKPRLIRWILLLQEFDLVIKDKKGSENMVADHLSRLVNEEVTLKEDEIKDKFPDESLFLIAGRPWFTDMANFKVAGVIPKDLNWQQRKKFFHDARHYIWDDPHLFKVGVDNLLRRCVTSEEAKGILWHCHNSPCGEHYGRDKTVAKVLQSGFFWPTLFKDAHHHVLKCDQCQRMGGIS; encoded by the exons ATGTATAATTATCATGAGAAGGGAAGAGCTCCTGATCTTGAAAGTGTATTGGAAGACTTCATGACATATCAAGCTAGCTCTAAAG AAGGGTTGTCTAATCTGGATGACCTGTTAATGCAATTCAAGGGTACAATAGATTCAATGCAACAAGCAATTAAAAGAGCTGAGACTCGGATTGGTAAGTTGGTGGACGACATGATTAAAGTTGTGgtcagaagagaagaagagtatGCAGAGATTGAAACACATCAAGAAAGCATTCTTCAAGTTAACACAATACATCATCAATTGATAaccaaagaagaaaaggatgaagTCTCCATTATTCCAGAATATCCCTGCATAACAACTACTGGATATGTTGTAGGCAAAGATAAAGGTCGGTTGGAACTCAGTGTAGAGGATCAGAAAATCTCCTTTGACCTCTTTGAAGCAATGAAGCACCCAGATATGAGTGATGCctattttgaagaagaagaggtggaGCAGGAGATAACATTATCAGCTTCAACCATGGTACTGCAGTTCCCTTTGGAAAAAGAACCTAATTATGTGACAGACTGCCTAGTTTGTGATGAAGAGCTTGATGATCCAAAAGACAACTCTGTTGGTCATGTGGTTCttgaagaattagaaaaaattaGACCAACAGAAAAGCCTAAAGCAGAATTGAAGATCCTTCCAGTGCATTTAAAGTATGTATTCTTGGAGGATAATGAGACTAAACCCGTTATAATTAGCAACTCCTTGcagaaagaagaagaggatcaaTTGGTACATATTCTAAAAAGTCGTAAAGCTGCTATTGGTAGGCACATCTCTGATTTAAAAGGAATCAGTCCATCATATTGTATGCACAACATCAATTTGGAAGCTGATTACAAGCTCGTGAGACAACCTCAGAGAAAATTGAATCCTATaatgaaagaagaagtaagaaaagaaGTGCTCAAGTTGCTAGAGGTAGGGCTCATCTATCCAATTTCGGACAGTTCATGGGTTAGTCTTGTTCAAGTTGTCCCGAAAAAAGGAGGTATGACAGTGGTCAAGAATGATAGAGATGAGCTGATTCCTATAAGAACAGTCACCGAATGGAGAATGTGTATTGATTACAGGAAGCTCAATGAAGCCACAAGGAAAGACCATTACCCACTTCCCTTCATGGACCAAATGCTTGAGAGACTTGTAGGGCAATCTTTCTACT gtcaTGCTGGATTTTATCGGCGATTCATTAAAGACTTCTCCAAAATTGCTAAACCCCTAAGTAATCTGGTGAACAAGGatgttgtgtttttgtttaatgAAGAATGTTTAGAAGCCTTTAACACTCTCAAAGCCAAGTTGGTCTCTGCTTTTGTGATTACAACACCAGACTGGGGACAAGAGTTTGAATTGATCtgtgatgcaagtgattatTCCGTAGGTGTTGTGCTGGGGCAGCGGAAGGGCACAATGTTTCATACTATCTATTATGCTAGCAAAGTTTTGAATGATGCTCATATTAACTATGCCACCACTGAGAAAGAATTGTTGGAAATCATTTATGCACTTGAGAAATTTCGATCTTATCTGGTGGGATCAAAGATAGTGATTTACATTGATCacacaacaattaaatatttgttgtgcAAAGCTGACTCCAAGCCACGATTGATTAGATGGATATTGTtgcttcaagaatttgatttagtcatcaaGGACAAGAAGGGTTCTGAAAATATGGTAGCAGACCACCTATCCAGATTAGTGAATGAAGAGGTCACTTTAAAGGAGgatgaaataaaagataagtttcCTGATGAATCTTTGTTTTTAATTGCAGGGAGACCCTGGTTTACTGATATGGCTAATTTCAAGGTAGCAGGTGTCATTCCCAAAGACCTCAATTGGCAGCAGAGAAAGAAATTCTTTCATGATGCCcgacattatatttgggatgatccACACTTGTTCAAAGTAGGTGTAGACAATCTTCTTCGAAGATGTGTGACAAGTGAGGAGGCCAAGGGCATATTGTGGCATTGTCACAATTCACCGTGTGGCGAGCATTATGGCAGAGACAAAACAGTAGCAAAGGTTTTACAgtcaggatttttctggccaacaCTCTTTAAAGACGCCCATCACCATGTCTTAAAGTGTGACCAATGTCAAAGAATGGGGGGAATTTCCTGA